aatttggtcgttaaattcttggttttattttcagggattctgcacaataattttaaatcccttgaaatctgctGAAAAATAATAGGGGAGACCTGATGTTTGCTTTTTCAGGTTGGTCAACACATCGGTGCTTTGGATTATCTCTTACCTCAAGAATATGTCACAAATTTACGGATTTTGCACAGCTCCGCACCCCAGTCTTCTTTCAAGGACGTCCTCACCGTCATCAAAGAAGACTTTAAAAACGAtccttatgaaatatttgaatcgaTCGATGAGCATCCTTTGGGGACAGCAAGTCTTGCACAAGTTCACAAAGCCGTTCTCAAGGATGGAAGTTCTGTCGCCGTGAAAGTGCAGCATCGCTCAGTCAAATCGAACTCCTACGTCGATATAAAAACAATGGCAGCACTTGTGAAAATTACCTCTTGGATATTCCCGGATTTTGAATTCGAGTGGCTTGTCgatgaaacgaaaaaaaatatcccTCGCGAGTTGGATTTTACGCAAGAGGGGAGAAATGCTGAAAAGTTGCAGATTATGTTTAAACAGTACCACTGGCTGAAGGTAttataaattcgaattttacTCAATTTGATTTTTGCCATattgttattttcttaaaaactacgaaatatcaaaattgttttaGGTACCGAGTATTTATTGGGATGTTTCATCGCCTCGAGTGCTAACAATGGAATTTGTAGATGGCGGACAAATCAACGATGTGTCTTATCTGCGAAAGAACGGCCTCAATTTTTACGAAGTTAGCAACAAATTGGGCCGTTTATATAGTCACATGATCTTCATAACTGGTTTCGTTCATTCGGATCCTCATCCAGGAAATATTCTTGTACGGAAAAAGGGAAATGAGGCTGAAATCGTGCTTCTTGATCATGGACTGTACGCAGATTTGACGAACGAATTCCGATGGGAATATTCAAAACTTTGGCTGGCAATTTTGAATGGTGATAAGgtaaactaacattttttaaaatgagtatTATTGGAAAAACTATTAAAGTTCCTTAAATTATGCGATTCCTTTCGATACCCCTTAAAGATTATAAaatcactttgaaattttttaaatctgttgaatTCTGTTTAGATACTTTGAAAACCCTGTAAAATGTTATGAATTCTGAAGGGAATTTCCTgatatcctggaaaatttattaaaataccttaagacTGAGAGTCTTTCAAATCAGTttgatttcatcaatttttttaataatcagttgAATCTTTATCCTTTTCATTTATGTCATCCAGTTTACCATTcgtatttcgaaaatctttcacttacaaatttttcactttgaatttgaatttccagacgtactattttcaattttaaaataactttaaaataatatgctcacaattaaaggcttttattcaatttaaaattatttttttagtctaaaattttaatttttttaattaagaaaaataaaaatttaataatatttaaaatatttgattgttcatgtaaaatcagaaattataaatcaaatattcaaagctaaactttgaacgttacaatttttattcttctatttgaaaacctttaatttataagtaaaattgttaaattattatctaTAATAAATGTTGAACGCCTgtaattcatagaaaaaaaatcgattaagttGCGGAGATGTTTAAAAGCtctgaaaagattccaaattaattaaaattttgaaatgattgcttgttaagaattatgaaagtcttcaaaagaagaaaaaacattttcttaagattcctaaagaaatctaaaatgaattttttattttaaaaattaattttaagagaatatttaaaaagatttaaaaagatttttaaaattgtccaaaattaatctggaagattttaaggctatattttttatttcgctggattaaacaaaaaattaggaagaattcaaatcatttttaaaaaaatgtttagaagttctaaaatatttttaaaagataatttaaaatttcaataaatgtaaaacaacgtgtagattttttaaaattttgaagcttattAAGGATTTGCAaactatttaaactgaaaataattaaatttttaatttaagaagtgttcaatttattttaaaaatgtaatcgttcaatttgtaatatttctagcttaaaattgcttaaaaataatttgcagctcagtttttattacttcgaatagAAACATGTTTAGTTgtagagtttgaattttttaatttcattgaccgtgaaaaaatgtttgcgaactgggaaaaaaccgggaatttttttatgtcattaaaacggccacccttaaaatctcttcaaatctctgaaaatccttgaaatcgccctaaaatatttaaaatgctccCTTACTTCTTTGAGATGGCACATATTCTTTCATTTAACATTCTTCGAACAATGATggtgaattcttataaattctatcaaaatcttccagatcttccgaaattctttaaaatcgtatacactttttttaaatctcttaaaattatgaaaatacttGGAAGTgtcttcaatttctttaaaactccttgtaatactttaaaataacttaaaatatttcaaatcctttgaaattcttgaaattttgtacgtagctctgaaaaaaattttataaacttttaatatatatttactaaaatattttaaaagaaaactttgaattccttcaaattgttTAGTTCTATTGATAATCCTtgggaaccttttaaaatatcgtaaagtctttaaaattctttcaaatctttgtattCACCCAATTCTTATGACAAAAATGGAGATAATTTTGGGATAGTAAATGTTCCTTTAATTTAACgtcctttttttaaatcccttcgcaatattgaaatatttgaaatagtgaaATCTTCAGAATTCTGATCAAACCttctcaaaattcattaaaatttctttaaaatatttggaaagctTGGAAATCCTCTAAAAGCTGATttgtaaatctctttaaatttttttaatttgacggaatcaattcttctgaaattcttcgaaatttatagaggtttaaaaataattttttatatctactGAAATCTGTTAGAAGTTACTTGGAATCCCATGAAATTCCTTctaaatctttaatatttatttagcgCTTTGGAATTATTACAA
This DNA window, taken from Belonocnema kinseyi isolate 2016_QV_RU_SX_M_011 chromosome 9, B_treatae_v1, whole genome shotgun sequence, encodes the following:
- the LOC117180607 gene encoding aarF domain-containing protein kinase 1, with the translated sequence MWVGQHIGALDYLLPQEYVTNLRILHSSAPQSSFKDVLTVIKEDFKNDPYEIFESIDEHPLGTASLAQVHKAVLKDGSSVAVKVQHRSVKSNSYVDIKTMAALVKITSWIFPDFEFEWLVDETKKNIPRELDFTQEGRNAEKLQIMFKQYHWLKVPSIYWDVSSPRVLTMEFVDGGQINDVSYLRKNGLNFYEVSNKLGRLYSHMIFITGFVHSDPHPGNILVRKKGNEAEIVLLDHGLYADLTNEFRWEYSKLWLAILNGDKTAMQKHCAKLGVGELYALFACMVSGRTWETIMNGVQKNKYSSTEKELFQKEIPNLLPQISSVLQRVDRQMLLILKTNDLIRCIEYTLNTQSRMSAFMEMSKCCVQSVYGEKLKSCETNWSRWTVSISEQWTLFKLSLYYVYLGMLNFNIMKSVESLQNKDFYPI